One Gossypium hirsutum isolate 1008001.06 chromosome A08, Gossypium_hirsutum_v2.1, whole genome shotgun sequence genomic window, TTATTTGATTGGTGACCGTCTACCATGCACAGCTGACTCGACATAGAGCTCTTGTTCTATGAATCCATACTTCAAGTTGTTTCTTCAGGCAGTGAAGCTCTTCGCAAggttaaaagataaaattttaacttaaccCAAGGACAATATTAACCCATTGAGAAGTTTATTAACTTTAAATTAACGATGCTTTACGAATTTCTTTGAAAAGAGTCAATCTCCCCTAAACAGATTGAAATATTAATCATAAttagatattattattttcattatttaataattttaattcttatttttcatCGAAATTTATATGTTATTAAAAGTATATTTTCGATAGAAATTTAAATCTAatcttaataaattattaatgacAATGTCCTGTTTACATAAAAAACAGTTAAGAAAATGTATGGTTTGTGAGAGAAGCTTGAGTTAACATTCTAGTTTTCTTCTCTATTAGTTAAACAACCAAACAATTATTTGTTCTCATCTATAATTTTTCATAATCTCATagtaaaatgatatatatatagggATGAAGCCAGAAAATACTTTTAGGGGTCgaaattaacttataatttttatgataaaaaaatataattttaaaagattaaatcaaagttttatcatttttaagaggggtcaaagtgtaattttactattattaatttaaatttttaaaaattttaaagaattaaaataaaaaatttttcattttaggaggaCCCGGGTCCTGCAAGCCCCCTAGATTCGCCcctgtatatatatacatacacagaAAGTTGCcctacaattttttaaaaaaattattttgatatttgaatggaagaattttttttaagaaaatcgaataatatttaataattataaatttcatatatctttcataaaatttgatttgaaatctttttttattattatataattttccaTTTTGTTCCAATTTGCATGCTAATGTGGACTTAAGTCATAAATACTGATAAATTGCAGACTAATGCTGTTTGACTTTGACCAGATAGTTTCTGATCATGTCAATTAATATCAGATCAATGGCCTAAACAAAAGACTAATCAGATTCATTTCTAAAAACTATATCACAcacacatttttattttttaattttgtggataaatagaaaaataaaattcttagaAATCCACCCctgaaaaaatagaaatatattaatTGAACCCATTATTGCACCGTTTTGTGCACGGTGTTGAAACTGAGTCACCGAATATTCTCAACAATTAATGAAATGATTCTAAATAAAGCTGTAGAGTTGGTAcaataattaaagtaattaaataatttcagATTTAATAAAATATTGCGAACATGTGAAAAAATAGTTATGTGATAAATCTTTAAAAACTatactaaatttacaatttaagtaataaagaatataaatttttagGCTTAAATTCTGTGTATCTATTTTTTTagagtttatataaaaaaatatattctcaaatttttttcaaaactattttttgtTGCATTATAAAAATAGtgagtttttggtaatttttaaattatttattttaagaaaacgATACCTTTCTAGTTTTTAAAAGATGGGTTTTCTAAACATAAATTTCCTTTACGTTTCGTATGtcaaaatttaagttaaattgtTAACgctgttaatttttttgttaaatttgttgatgttatattttgaaataaaaaaaaaactcgcTTGATAGCCATATAACTAAAAAAGGGCATtgtatgaatttgaatttaataaaataattttattaatgttaatagatgaatctgaattttgaaatgtaaaaagtagaactaaattcctaaaaataaaagtataatgactaaattttaagtttttgaaaagtataaggacttatgtcatattttaacagctatatatataattatgatgAATTGATGGGTGATTAAGCTTGATAATAATTTGCAATATtgtctctctctatatatagaAAGATGCAGAATTGGATCAAGTCCACAAAACGAGTGGTATTTTTTCAGTCACAAGGACAGGAAATACCCAACAGGGTCAAGGACTAATAGGGCTACCAATGCTGGGTTTTGGAAAGCTACGGGGAGGGACAAATGCATTAGGAACAGCTACAAGAAGATTGGTATGAGGAAAACCCTTGTTTTCTACCGTGGAAGAGCTCCCCATGGCCAAAAAACTGACTGGATCATGCATGAATACCGGCTCGAGGACGGGGATGATCCTCAAGGAAACCCCACTGTGAGTACTCGCTCGTTATATTCTCATGCAACATTAGGTCCTAACTAGTATATATATCGATGATTTTAACGTATaaggtataaaaatatgcatgcatgtgtAAGAAGATTGATAAGAAAGCCTTAGTACTTAGATCTCGCGCAACATTAGAATTTAGTATGCATGaacacttaatatatatatatataagaatttgCATGCATGTGTAAGAAGATTGACAAGGAAACCCTCTTGTTGGCACTTATTTACTTACTGATCTCATGTAACAttaaaagttaatatatatttGGGTGgaggtaaaaataaataaaattagaggcTATAATTGAATCATAAATTCATGAAAgtccaaaagataattttaccattatactattttataattctcgaaaccacttaaaaaataattttaccgtTTTAGGAGTCAATGCCCTTGCTTGCGCCTTTTAGATATTAATTTCCGGAGggatttttaacaaattttaccatttttttgaGACAAATTAAGGTTCCTGCCTACCTCTTGAATTCATATGTATAAATATCAACGGTTTTTATCATATCATGTATGTGTAGGAAAAACCCCAAGTGTGGCATGGAAGCAGGAatggccttagccccttttttgGAAAAATAACTTTTCAATCccttaaaatttgtaaatttatagTTAAAGACTAGAAAATTTTGTGTTGCAACTCTCAAAAAGTTTACAATTCAATTCCAGTCACAATATAATTTCTAGATTTACCCCTAAAGATCCCTAAGGAAACCTTGTTGATAGTATACTTAATCAATGATCTCATGCAACAGTAGACATTAGCGTATATCAacggttttatatatatatatataagaatttgCTTCCATGTGTGTGCAGGAAGATGGATGGGTGGTATGCAGGGTGTTCAAGAAGAAAAACCTCTTCAAAGTTAGCAACACCATCAATGGAGGTTCAAGCCTTAACTCCTTAGATCAACACCACCATCTCAATATGAACCACACCAACACCACTTCAAGCAGTAGCCAAACTCAACCACCACCACCACTATCTTTCATGCATAGATCAAATGACCAGTACAACCTcaacaccaccaccaccaccaccttaGAGCTAAACAAAGCTGAATTAGCCCTTCACTACCCTCCCCACATTCCAACACCAACCCATCAATACTCCCTTTTCCATCCCCAAACCCTACTTCCAACCCACAAAAGCATGACCGCCTACGAGTACGCCCCGCCACCGCCGGTCGGTCTCCCATCGGAATCTTCCCACCCTATAATGATCAAACAACTTATGTCATCCAACCCTAGGGATTGTGATAGTGGGAGTGAAAGTGTGAGGTACCAATGTGAAACCGGTCTAGAAGGTGTTGCCGCGGGTGGTGGTGGTAGTGGAAGAGATGATGAAAATGAAGGGATGAATGAATGGGGCATGTTGGACCGGTTGGTCACATCTCATATGGGAATAGGTCAAGATTCATCATCTAAAGGGGTAAGGTTTGAAgatagtaataataatggtaCAAATGCCACATCGGTCCACCCAATTAATCAACTTTCACTTAGAGGAGAGATGGATTTTTGGGGCTATGGGAAataatacttttttaaatttcaattggattggattaaaaaaaaaaact contains:
- the LOC107909138 gene encoding protein BEARSKIN2 gives rise to the protein MGSTNGGVPPGFRFHPTDEELLHYYLTKKVSFQKFDMEVIREVDLNKMEPWELQERCRIGSSPQNEWYFFSHKDRKYPTGSRTNRATNAGFWKATGRDKCIRNSYKKIGMRKTLVFYRGRAPHGQKTDWIMHEYRLEDGDDPQGNPTEDGWVVCRVFKKKNLFKVSNTINGGSSLNSLDQHHHLNMNHTNTTSSSSQTQPPPPLSFMHRSNDQYNLNTTTTTTLELNKAELALHYPPHIPTPTHQYSLFHPQTLLPTHKSMTAYEYAPPPPVGLPSESSHPIMIKQLMSSNPRDCDSGSESVRYQCETGLEGVAAGGGGSGRDDENEGMNEWGMLDRLVTSHMGIGQDSSSKGVRFEDSNNNGTNATSVHPINQLSLRGEMDFWGYGK